In a single window of the Rattus norvegicus strain BN/NHsdMcwi chromosome 6, GRCr8, whole genome shotgun sequence genome:
- the Ferd3l gene encoding fer3-like protein: MAAYPESCLDANVLNFVADLSLASPRHPFLCEFPPGVPFEDQTLGFREGRGLLQFEGRYQEVEGGEVDYEDPEEEEEEGEGRGRVASLLGRPKRKRVITYAQRQAANIRERKRMFNLNEAFDQLRRKVPTFAYEKRLSRIETLRLAIVYISFMTELLQSKEEKEAS; the protein is encoded by the coding sequence ATGGCCGCCTATCCAGAGAGCTGCTTGGACGCTAACGTGCTGAACTTCGTAGCAGATCTCTCTCTGGCCTCTCCCAGACACCCTTTTCTCTGCGAGTTCCCACCTGGGGTCCCTTTTGAGGACCAAACACTGGGGTTCAGAGAAGGAAGGGGGCTGTTGCAGTTTGAGGGAAGATACCAGGAAGTAGAGGGGGGAGAAGTGGACTATGAGGACccggaagaggaggaagaggagggagaggggcgCGGCCGAGTAGCATCCTTGCTGGGCCGCCCCAAAAGGAAAAGAGTCATCACTTATGCCCAGCGCCAGGCCGCCAACATTCGCGAGAGAAAGAGGATGTTTAACCTAAACGAGGCCTTCGACCAGCTGCGCAGGAAGGTGCCCACCTTCGCTTATGAGAAGAGGCTGTCCAGGATCGAGACCCTCCGCTTGGCCATCGTCTACATTTCTTTCATGACCGAGCTCCTGCAgagcaaggaggaaaaggaggccaGCTGA